The following proteins come from a genomic window of Phnomibacter ginsenosidimutans:
- the bshC gene encoding bacillithiol biosynthesis cysteine-adding enzyme BshC, whose product MKNRVGISYAETQAFSKLVIDYLADAPALQPFYAHRPDVQGIEQAIAAKANHTVNRTLLVDELKNQYATETLTSKQVAHLEALLQPNCFTITTAHQPNLFTGPLYFIYKIIHAIKLADELNKQFPQQQFVPVYYMGSEDADLDELGHFFIDGEKREWQTQQTGAVGRMKTENVEPLIRQLEGQFVQLPFGPYMVNLLRTAYSKPNIQEATFSLVNQLFAEFGLLIVVPDNAALKRQFVSVIQRELEGNFSQPAVDATTALLEQHYKVQVKGRPINMFYLDASGARERIEKVGHQYVVNALNLSWTKEEMFALTESNPECFSPNVILRGLLQETILPNVVFIGGGGELAYWMELKAVFEKANVPFPVLMLRNSLLLIDEKQQALQRKLAWSYADLFQPLQTLLDVMAAANNDATIDVAKEEAQLQKQYSQWQEAVAKIDVTLQPYVASLHTAALKGLRALHKKMKRAARKQLGDRGRQAEKLKAQLFPNGGLQERVENVMPFLAQYGPGLLQEIYDASPAIEPSFTIVDL is encoded by the coding sequence ATGAAAAACAGAGTTGGAATTAGTTATGCGGAAACCCAAGCTTTTTCAAAGCTGGTGATTGATTATTTAGCAGATGCTCCGGCTTTACAACCTTTCTATGCGCATCGACCCGATGTGCAGGGCATAGAGCAAGCTATTGCTGCCAAAGCCAATCATACTGTCAATCGTACATTGCTCGTAGACGAATTGAAAAACCAATATGCTACTGAAACTTTGACCAGCAAACAAGTTGCTCATTTGGAAGCATTGCTGCAACCCAACTGTTTCACCATTACCACGGCACATCAGCCCAACTTGTTTACAGGGCCATTGTATTTCATTTACAAAATCATTCATGCCATTAAGCTGGCCGATGAGTTGAACAAGCAATTTCCGCAGCAGCAATTTGTGCCTGTGTATTACATGGGTAGCGAAGATGCTGATCTGGATGAGCTCGGCCACTTTTTTATTGATGGCGAAAAGCGGGAATGGCAAACGCAACAAACGGGTGCAGTGGGCAGAATGAAAACGGAAAATGTAGAACCGCTTATCCGTCAATTAGAAGGACAGTTTGTGCAGCTGCCATTCGGCCCTTACATGGTGAACCTCCTGCGGACTGCGTATAGCAAACCCAATATTCAGGAAGCCACTTTTAGTTTGGTGAACCAACTCTTTGCAGAATTTGGCCTGCTGATTGTGGTACCCGACAATGCTGCATTGAAACGTCAATTCGTGTCCGTGATTCAGCGGGAACTGGAAGGCAATTTTTCGCAACCTGCTGTAGATGCTACCACTGCTTTGCTGGAACAGCATTACAAAGTGCAGGTAAAGGGCAGACCCATTAACATGTTTTACCTTGATGCATCAGGCGCCAGAGAACGCATTGAAAAAGTCGGTCATCAATATGTGGTGAACGCTTTGAATTTATCCTGGACCAAAGAAGAAATGTTCGCACTCACCGAATCCAATCCAGAATGTTTCAGTCCCAATGTGATTTTGCGGGGCTTGTTGCAAGAAACCATTTTGCCCAACGTGGTATTTATTGGCGGTGGAGGTGAGTTAGCCTATTGGATGGAGCTCAAGGCCGTGTTTGAAAAAGCAAACGTGCCGTTTCCGGTACTTATGCTGCGCAACTCTTTGCTGCTCATCGATGAGAAGCAACAAGCATTGCAACGAAAACTAGCATGGAGTTATGCTGATTTGTTTCAACCGCTGCAAACATTGCTGGATGTCATGGCTGCAGCCAATAATGATGCAACCATTGATGTAGCCAAAGAAGAAGCACAATTACAAAAGCAATACAGCCAATGGCAGGAGGCTGTGGCTAAAATTGATGTGACATTACAACCCTATGTTGCATCGTTGCATACAGCGGCACTCAAAGGACTTCGTGCTTTGCACAAAAAAATGAAACGGGCTGCCCGCAAGCAACTCGGCGATCGGGGCAGGCAGGCGGAGAAACTGAAAGCACAATTGTTTCCCAACGGTGGCTTGCAAGAGCGGGTAGAAAACGTGATGCCATTTTTGGCACAATACGGCCCGGGTTTGCTGCAAGAAATTTATGATGCCTCACCAGCAATTGAGCCGTCTTTTACCATCGTCGATTTGTAA
- a CDS encoding DUF6929 family protein — MTSNLLIAQPVITLQKATQLPFFQSITALEYFDRSIMAIGNDATRIFVLNENHEVLDSLSLFDYPKKIGKPLGNAGIQATAIVTVANNPALLIMGSGEQRTDKSDIWLFPLKGKTYSELYTPALTIPDFFKRIRKMGVAQISIEGAAEVNGRIVLANAAATTNDINHFIVTEFDFWAKGAMADITVIELKVPPTKNIRVTGLEFDAKEDLLLFSASSINNSNGYIGIIQQASKKMKQPTIATNYLLSLHDKVPALNGQKLQSICLGKSTIPGEIIIHVCAIDANSQCFVYKLSMKQ, encoded by the coding sequence TCGAATATTTCGACAGAAGCATTATGGCCATTGGCAATGATGCCACCCGCATTTTTGTGCTCAACGAAAATCATGAAGTGCTGGATAGTTTATCGCTGTTTGATTATCCCAAAAAAATAGGCAAGCCACTCGGCAATGCAGGCATTCAGGCCACGGCCATAGTAACAGTTGCCAATAACCCGGCTTTGCTCATCATGGGATCAGGTGAGCAACGTACCGACAAAAGCGATATCTGGTTGTTTCCGCTCAAAGGCAAAACCTACAGCGAATTGTATACGCCGGCATTAACAATCCCCGACTTTTTCAAACGCATCAGGAAAATGGGTGTTGCACAAATATCGATTGAAGGAGCCGCAGAAGTAAATGGCCGCATTGTTTTAGCAAATGCCGCTGCTACAACAAACGACATCAATCATTTCATTGTGACTGAATTTGACTTTTGGGCAAAGGGTGCCATGGCTGATATAACCGTGATTGAATTAAAAGTTCCCCCCACCAAAAACATTCGGGTGACAGGATTAGAATTTGATGCGAAGGAAGATTTACTCTTGTTTTCTGCCTCTTCCATCAACAATAGCAATGGCTATATTGGTATCATTCAACAAGCATCGAAAAAGATGAAGCAACCTACCATTGCTACCAACTACCTGCTTTCGTTACACGATAAAGTACCTGCATTAAACGGGCAGAAATTGCAATCTATTTGTTTGGGAAAATCCACCATTCCCGGCGAAATCATAATACACGTTTGTGCTATTGATGCCAATAGTCAGTGCTTTGTGTACAAGCTTTCGATGAAGCAATGA